In Scomber japonicus isolate fScoJap1 chromosome 19, fScoJap1.pri, whole genome shotgun sequence, a single genomic region encodes these proteins:
- the alad gene encoding delta-aminolevulinic acid dehydratase has protein sequence MQTPAESIIHSGYFHPTLRYWQTCMTNLTPDNLIYPIFITDSADAVEPIGSLPGQARYGVNKLEGMLRPLVDNGLKCVLIFGVPAKIDKDDRGSGADTDDTPAVLAVKKIRSLFPELLVACDVCLCPYTSHGHCGILNEDGTLNNDASCLRLAEVALAYARAGCQIIAPSDMMDGRIRAIKQALISNGLGNKVSVLSYSAKFASCYYGPFRDAAQSKPAFGDRRCYQLPPGARGLAIRAVERDVREGADMLMVKPGLPYLDIVREVKDKFPTHPLAVYNVSGEFAMMWHGAQAGAFELKAAVMEAMTAFRRAGADIIITYYAPQLLSWLKE, from the exons ATGCAGACACCTGCCGAGTCCATCATCCACAGTGGTTATTTCCACCCGACGCTCCGATACTGGCAGACATGCATGACCAACTTAACGCCTGACAACCTCATCTACCCGATCTTCATCAC AGACAGTGCAGATGCAGTGGAGCCCATTGGTAGCCTGCCAGGACAAGCAAG ATATGGAGTGAACAAGCTGGAGGGAATGTTGCGGCCGCTTGTGGACAACGGCTTGAAATGTGTGCTGATTTTTGGCGTCCCTGCAAAAATAGACAAG GATGACCGGGGTTCGGGGGCAGACACAGACGACACACCGGCCGTTCTGGCGGTGAAGAAGATCAGATCTTTGTTCCCGGAGCTGCTGGTGGCATGCGATGTCTGCTTGTGTCCCTACACGTCACACGGCCACTGTG GTATCCTAAACGAGGACGGCACTCTGAACAATGACGCCAGCTGCCTGCGTCTGGCAGAGGTGGCGCTGGCCTACGCCCGAGCTG GCTGTCAAATCATCGCTCCCTCTGATATGATGGATGGAAGAATCAGAGCCATAAAACAAGCACTGATATCCAATGGTTTGGGAAACAAG GTTTCAGTGCTCAGCTACAGTGCAAAGTTCGCCTCTTGTTACTACGGTCCTTTCAG AGATGCTGCTCAGTCCAAACCCGCATTCGGGGACAGACGCTGCTATCAGCTGCCGCCTGGAGCGAGAGGACTCGCCATCCGAGCTGTG GAGCGAGATGTCAGAGAAGGAGCTGATATGCTGATGGTGAAACCCGGTCTGCCTTATCTGGATATTGTGAGAGAAGTCAAGGACAAG TTCCCCACTCACCCGCTGGCAGTGTACAACGTGTCAGGGGAGTTTGCCATGATGTGGCACGGAGCTCAGGCTGGAGCTTTTGAACTCAAAGCTGCTGTGATGGAGGCCATGACTGCCTTCCGCAGGGCAG gcgctgacatcatcatcacctacTACGCACCTCAGCTGCTCAGCTGGCTGAAGgagtga
- the tmem203 gene encoding transmembrane protein 203, which produces MLFSLRELVQWLGFATFELFLHLLALLVFSMLVALRADMFTPALSWWLVFVPLFAADGLSTYFTAIVSIRLYQENEKRLAVLRLLWVLTVLSLKLVCEVLLCQKLAEQEQARDLWFGLIVSPLFILLQLLMIRACRVN; this is translated from the coding sequence ATGCTGTTTTCCCTGCGGGAACTTGTCCAGTGGCTTGGCTTCGCCACCTTCGAACTCTTCCTCCACCTGCTGGCTTTGCTGGTCTTCAGCATGCTGGTTGCTCTGCGAGCCGACATGTTCACCCCGGCGCTGAGCTGGTGGCTGGTGTTCGTCCCTCTGTTCGCAGCCGACGGCCTCAGCACCTACTTCACAGCCATCGTGTCCATCCGGCTCTACCAGGAGAACGAGAAGCGACTGGCGGTGCTGAGGCTCCTCTGGGTGCTGACGGTGCTCAGCCTGAAGCTAGTGTGCGAGGTGCTGCTGTGCCAGAAGCTGGCGGAGCAGGAGCAAGCCAGAGACCTGTGGTTCGGCCTCATTGTGTCGCCGCTGTTCatcctgctgcagctgttgaTGATACGGGCGTGCCGCGTCAACTGA